The following DNA comes from Palaemon carinicauda isolate YSFRI2023 chromosome 22, ASM3689809v2, whole genome shotgun sequence.
TGTCATGCAAAGCACTTTATTGAAGACCAGGAATTAGTTGCAATTAATTGAACTTGAGCATTATAACACCATGCTGTTTACATGTCAATTTACTGCAGATGAGACATATGCTTCTTAATTTATTGTCATTTTACACATATGGCAACGCTGTCTCTTTTCATtcgttggataataataataataataataataataataataataataataataatagtaaaaatattaataataatagtaaaaattataataataataataataataataataatatataataaataataataataataataataataatctgtgtaaAGTTCTGATTCGTAATATGTTGGAATacgtgttttgtttatttattttttctttttataaaggtaAGAGAAGAATATGACAGCCTTGTTTGTCATGGACTGTTAGTTCTCGTCCGCGAAACATCTTGGAAGTCATTGATGGAACTTGGGATCGACGCTTGGGCTGGACTTCCTCGCATTTTCTTTTTGATTCTTCAAGAAAAGAATGCCACATCAGCAGAGGATGCTGCAAAACTCCTCGCGAACCCATCTCTCAGgtaatactttacttactttaaaggGCTGCTCATCTGGCCCTATACAGCAGGGAAAtattactctctacaggacctaaatGTCTTCCATATAAAGCTTTTATACTTAAACACTTTAATATTCTGGTGAAAGTTACAAAGTTATTGTCAAATCTGATTGGCAgactaaagttactgccagatctctgctcagacagtatctataacgttaaaacccttccagaaaactaaaattactgccggatctttcctcagacagcaatTTAGTGCAATATTGGCTGACTGAAATGTTTGACATGTCCGCAAGTTTCTTTCACAACTGTGTTATATCAAGTTATACATCCTTAAGGTTTTCCACAAATCAAATGTTTTCAAGAAACAAAGGCCAAGGTGCAAAGGAACTTTGCTGATGAATCCTTAGTCCGAGGGGTTTCAATAAGTCATTTAATCGATTTTTTGTGTATATAGGCTAATTTGCAGTCCTACAATGCAACGATGTAAGGCAGCATCACAAGATCAACATTTATTCCATGCCATATCGAGTTCTAACCAACACGTATATCAGACCATGTTAGTTACCCGATATGGAGTAGATAATCTCTATACTCTATTCATCGATGATAGATGTTTTTACAAATTACCTATTTCCAGGTGTAAAAATGTGTCTACATCTAGGTAGCTATGTACTCCTGCCTTTCCTGAGATTAAAGTAAATCTATTATGCAAACAGTTCacgaaaacatttaatttttttctaacaaAATAACCCCGCATATACTTTTGGGATCGCTGCTTGAAATAGATAAAAACAATGTATTGAATATCTAGAAGTAAATAAAGTCATCACATCAGACTAGTCACCGTAAGAATGATGACATCTACTCAGTGCTTTCCAAGATCCAGTAACTAAGATAGTATTAATTTAAAAGAAGTATGGTAACTTAAATATTTGTCCGCTGGTCCAACTCAAGCCTTTGTGCTGAAGCAGCACCCCTGCTTTTTCATAAAAATAACCAAAGTTTAGTATCTTTCGGTTACAACAGGGTGTCTTGAAATTAGGATCTAATCTTCAATATGTGATGAATTCACTATTTTTGAAGCTATCTCAGAGACAGTCTAAGACATAATACTGTTAAAGGTAATGtagatgcattttttttcttttattataaaaatacaaatacatagtattcatttacattttttgtgtaattattctatttacaaaaatataacaaaaatataacaaaatatagatatgaattcatgtttacaattataaataaatcaacataaatcaaaatcaaaatacatagtctagaaattcttttgttatgtactttgatatactaTCTGTATATCTACATCTAATATACTTCCTTTgggattgtaatttattttttaagaaaaacattatatctTTGCAGCCATTAGGGATATTCATTGTGTGACAATGAACTGGGAAAAATATTAAGGTGTAATCTAATAGTTACCACAATACTTAGATCATTCATCCTCACAGATTTACACTGAATGCAGCAGCTGCAGTCAAAGGTAAGCAGCAATGGACCCTTTATTCCAATTCTTTATTTGTTGGAACTAATCGTGAAGCAGCACATCCCGTCGATGTATGGTCTCCGCAGAATCAATTTAggtaagatatgtttacaattcTTCGATTCTGTTTATATTTGtttgatgttattttcattatcaataaactatagtcaatttcttttagcgatgcatttttgcaccgactcgcagcggtgcccttttagctcggaaaagttccctgatcgctgattggttggacgagataattctaaccaatcagcgatcaggaaacttttccgagctaaaagggcactgctgcgagtcggtgcaaatctgcctcgataaaagaaatggactataggaaccAGGACATTCCAAAACAGGGTCAAGTAACCTCAATTCCTCTTACATCGTGGGTGTTATGATGTGGTCGGTCATATCTTATACAAAAGTTGTTTTACGTAAtctatgtttttcaatatttttctgtaCTTTTCACAGAGATACTCATAATTTGATCTTCCATAATCAGATGTTTTACACACTATAATGTAACATTCCCTTAAACCAATCAATTCACATAATGACCAGTTTTTTGTCTATGAAATAGAGACATCTATAAAATCGAGTCTCCCAATAATACTATATTAAAAatcgtctttataaaaaaaaaattctttatattcttTGTTACCAGCTGTTGAGATTGAAAATTGTGAGGTCAAGTATTTCTAGTGTTCAACACTAGAATTCCTTAGCTTGTTAAAAATATTACACAATTgctaaaaaaaaactatacaaaatatacagtttatttcaaTTAAATTCTCCCAATTTAAGATAATCTAATAAgaactttatgaaaaaataaaatagaagataAGCTTCAAAATCCAGATCTCAAATAACATTTGTCCTTTGTAATCTCCTGCTTTATAAAAGTTATCATTTCATTCTTCATAGGGACATTGAAACTCGCATAATAGAATAGACCTTTGCAAATACACTGTTCTGCATTCCACATACCTCCATTGACTAAGTTAAAGATTTTAATAGAAATTCCCGTTTTGCTCCTTTTGTCATGCAAGTGCATAACCCAGGAGCCTCCTTCCACTCGGTAATTCAGAAAAAGactgataggtggtgcttctgTCGTAAGTTCAAACAGAATGAAGGCTACAGTATCTTATATTCTAAACCTCTTGGTTATTCGTTTCAATATTTGAATATACAATGTAATTATAGCTCTATTTTATCTATCATGTTAATAATGAAAGCAAGGTAGAAACATGAGTTTAATATATTAAGTCTGATAATGGGAAACTTTCGATCACCCCTTTGTTTATTCATCCCTTTGTTAAGTCTGATAATGGGAAATTTTCGATCACCCCTTTGTTTATTCATCCCTTTGTTAAGTTTGATAAATTGAACCAAGAGATAAATTAGGGAATAAAAATAATACTGGTATACTAGCCCAAAGGGGCTAAGGCTCATAGCGAAACATATTCCGCTTGCCAaaacataagaaaaattatataatgataaatccCGAGCAAAGCAAtctacggcagagcaaaaaccaaacGAACTGGGtgattaattagataaataaaataacgGTAAAATACTACCCCACGGGACTGAAGCATGAAGCAATACATGTTGCGCTCTCCaagattttccttttgcctacacacaatgAGAATTTTATCTGCGAGTGACGCGAGATAAAGCAgaacaaaaactaataaataataagTCCAATTAATTAAGTAGTTATTTTTATAATGATGGACACGACTGCATAGAAAATGAGATTGAAAAATTACTCTTTTTCTATGAATCTGGAAGTCCTGGTAAACAAAACGTCCTGTGTTTTGACCATGTTTCATTAGCATTACTGGGTGAGAATTAGATTAGAGAGAGAGTGCCTTatcttatgtttgggttccccctggtccctcagtgtgaggcacctcgtatatccaccagagagttgctaatgcatcttcctgtgtattttgcatcttccagtctatgacggtctgggatgcatcttaggtatttatcgaccttattcttaaacacatctatgctcactcctatgtttcttagatgagctggcagcacattaaagaGTCGCTGcaatatcgatgctggtgcgtagtggattaacgtCCTGGGCGCCTtcattagttttcctggtatagttttgggcactattaatctacctcggcttgagagagagagagagagagagagagagagagagagagagagagagagagagagagagagagagagagaatcaattgaaAATAGGGTCAAAGAACTATACCATCCTCTTAATTTCTTATTGATGAGGATACTAAACAataacttttctcatttttttgtttttgctctcCAAAGTGAACCACTTGCATTAGCAGTAATGTTCTTGTAATAAAGATATACCTAACACAGCCAAATCACAAATATTTTTCTCTGCAATTGGAATTGGCAATTAAAACTATAAGGTTTATGAATATCCATTTTAGATCATATGATTTAGGATACTTATTATAATTTTCCAATAACTACTGAGAGACTTTACTTTGTCCTAGGCTGAATACTTCTCTCTTCGACCCCAAGAAAATGAGCGATCTGCAAGGATATGATTTTGCAGTTGCAGCCCTGCCTTACTCTCCCTTCATTATGGTCGTTGATGACACTCTGTTGGGACCTGGCAAGTGAGTAGCCTTTTCCTTTCAAATAACTAAatagacactcagtagagcgcagacctcccccgaggcagcttacttctcgaccttttgcttgaccctaaCCTTGACTTTTTCATGTATTAATtagcgaggattttcatacactcaaatatgaaccaagtttgaagtctctctgacgaCGGACTTCTAACTTTTGGCTgtttacgtgaattagacattttgcttgaccgtgaccttgacctttgaccttccaaatttaatcatttccagctttttacataactgttaatccctgccagtttcattacactaatattaaaattgtagccaggaagctgttcagaaacacaaacaaccacacaaattacaaacatacaaacgggcgaaaacataacctccttccaacttcgttggcggaggtaataaaggctAGTTAATCTTAGATATCATATTACAGAAAATGATTCTAACCCTTGTGGGACGGCTAGTGTCAATAAACGTGCATGTAGCCTTAGAAATTGCACCAAGATTAACGTCTATTTACGTAGAAAGTCAGAAATTATTTTTTAGTGTAGATAGCAACAGAAGGATTTGTTCTACTTGCTGGCAACCATATTCTCGCTCTCGTTTAGACTAAGTTTGTAACCACGATAGAACCACcacagactatagtccatttcttttagagagtcatatttgcaccgacttttagctcggaaaagtttcctggtcgctgattggttagaattatcttgtccaaccaatcagagatcaggaaacttttccgagctaaaagggcaccgctgcgagtcggtgcaaatatgactcgctaaaagaaatggactgtagtcacCTCTTATTCAACCATGAAGACATCTGAATCCAAGCTACAAGGTCTGTTGTCTGCTTGTTTTGACATTCTATGCAATATTCAGATGACTAAAATTATCTGGAATGTTGAAAAACACTATCCAGATGTTGACTAACATTATTCAGATGATGTTGAGGAGGCTATCACTACTATACCAGAAGCTGGAAATGACGGTGATGACTGTCATATCTCTCGATAAAGTGAACTGCATGAAACAACCTGAGAAGACAAATTCCCGAGATGGAAGTTACAAAAGTTGCAATCTAGGGTGTTTTCTTTTGGAGTTTCCAGAAATAGCACTATCTTACGACTTTAAATTAGTTCTTGTTTGCTGGGTTGTTTGtatttgaaaaagagagagagagagagagagagagagagagagagagagagagagagagagagagagagagagagagagagagagagagagagagagagagaaactttaaattAGTTCTTGTTTGTTGGGTTgtttgtatttgagagagagagagagagagagagagagagagagagagagagagagagagagagagagagagagagagagagagaattatatcagtATGTGACCAAGAAATTAAAACACATAGTATTATGACGcttcaaaattaaaatgatttatCTATACGTAAGTTTTATAATTCACATCCAATTCATACATTTCAATTTCCATTATTTTCAAGGTATAAAGGATTAGAAGTTCTGTTACTTGACGCATTGGCGGAAGCAGCGAATTTCACCTATCACTACGTGGCCCCCGAAGACGGGGAGTGGGGGAGACTAAAGCCCAGTGGCCAGTGGACTGGAAtgataggtaaggttaggttaaggTTATGAGTGCATGAACCGCCATACACGGATGATAGTGCTCACTGCTTTTCGACGTAGATAGTGTCCATTTGATGATATTAGTGGTGTATAGTTTTGAGTCAttgtttttgtatttcatttttatctcgTACTcatatttattgaattatatatttattacatcaaTCCAAAATTACCTTCGTTTTTCCTTCATAAATACtactattaaatataatatatatatacagtatatatatatatatatatatatatatatatatatatatatatatatatatatatatatacatatatatatatatatatatatatatatatatatatatatatatttgttgatttcaCGAATCAAACCcagtaatcataatcatcatcattattattactatcatcatcattatctgcaGACTTTCATCTCATCTTTTCGTTAGACATACAACAAAGCCTCCTGCCATGAAACTGCACAGTTAAGCTTCGTTTGCACAGAAATGACATAATCAAAATCTAGTAACATTACCATGTATCTAATACTTTTTGCATGAAGTTATTTCCTCTATTTATTCACAAACATATCTAGAGCATACTTGTTTAAGCATTGAAAAATAATTCAGTTTGGAGGTATGGTCATTACAATCTTTTCCTTTGTTTGTTTGACGCTTTTACCCTTCACGATTTTATTGCTACATCAACTTTAGTTCTATATCCAAAAATTCAAcatcattttaattaatttttcgtaAATAACGTTGTATCTAACTTTTATAAAAACAGGCAATAGTAGCAGAAATATCTTCTAAGTTTCATATAATTCTTGCATCGGCATTTATAGAATGTATTTTCTGTCACAATTATTATATGTAGTTCAAGTATTTTCGAGCATAAAAATTAATCGATGGGTCATTGGCGTCCAAGGAACCTTTACCTCTTGTTTCAGACAGAGAAAATATCACAACTCCCAAGTTAGGCAATCATTAAAAGTAGTACGGTACAAAATCAAGAGATTAAATCAAAAGTAATCGTGATAGAGAAGCGTGAGCAATAGGTCGATATAGGcgaatatattttataagaaatccAGATAAAAATGTAGACACCAAGAAAATGagctaaaaaaaggaaatatagataAGCAAAACTAATAAAAATGTCAAGATACGACCACGAGTATCCAGCAAATAAGGTCAGCTTAATAATTGTTTCTGTATATGAAGAGAGGCGATACATTTTTGCTTACTCTGATAAAGTTGTTAAAATCTGACGCTCAAAAAAAGTTTATCTGCCACTACAAAAAAAACTAATTATCAATATCTTAAGAAATTTATTTCAAGGGCTCATAAATTCAAATGTTATAAAATGCagtgataaaataatatttatagaaaTGGGGGGGGGGAGCAGCTGAGAGGAAGAGTTCAGAATCGCTGATGAAACAGATACACATTGCTTTAGCACTACATCAAAGGTGAACACATGAAGAAGCACTAATAACATGAGAACGATCATCAAAGCGGGGATAAGTTGAATAGAAAGTTTAgtaaccaaaaagaaaaagaaaatttataacatCTCAATCAATGTAATATCGACCTAATGGTTAACCATGTCAGTGCTCACATTCTatattaaatgaatgaatgaatgatttgaagttctctggcatcctgacatcgaaggtcattgccgccgatatcgtttattataaataaagattaaaagaatattcaattaaatccagaaaagtaaatatgttacaaAACCTAAatggcattaagaagacctgcttctgatataaatttaaaactgccactagcattgtacgacacatcatgtccaaggatctaggcaaggatgaacctgccatcttcaccccgagcctcaaacagatatctattctttCTGTGCTATacgtggggcattcagtcaacaaatgcctcactgtcaaaggtatcaaacaatcatcgcaatatggttggtgttggccagccagcagaagcTCATGTGTCATACGAGTGTGagcaatgcggagacgacaaagagtagtctcccattttcgggacaTCCTATTATACCTCCAAGAGGATATAACAAAGGCAATTTCTCTGAATTCTATATTAAATAGaattcaaaaataaaattcttCTTATATGGTCCATAAATTGCTCTGGTTTTCGAAATGCAGCACACTTTTACACTATAAAGCCCTGTCCACGCGATCGAGCATGCCGGACGGGCAAActgtgataccaggccacaatactaagtgaaaatgagggttgatgacgtcagaagcgggaaaactaaaggcagagatctggcaacactgtatggtgccagatccctgtctgtggtttgcccgcttctgacgtcattaaccctcattcttactaactattgtggtctggtaacactgtttgcccgttgggcatgctcgatcgtgtggacagggctcaaGTTAAATATAATCGAGCCCTGTGATAAAACCTCTCCATATTTGACTATTGAATGAATTGTGCAACATATCTAAATTGAGCCATAATGCCATGATCAACAACCACAGCAACAAGACTTACAACTGCTTTAGCCAGTTCAATAAAGAACTGGTAGATAAATCGAGAGGTGTtggaaataaaacaaagaaaaccaATGTCTCACGATAATCTGAGAAAAGCAGTGACAGAAGTAAAAAGATTCCTCGTAAGCAAGTTATAATTTTTTCTTCCCATTACTTCTATTATTTCAAACTAAAAGAATAAATCTTTTCTGACTTAAAAGTTGACGACCATCTGCCCCGCAATAAGAAGAGGAATTAACTTTGTTTTTGATATTCTCATCTTTGCGGTTAATACTCATCATCTTTCTAAATCATTACTGTCAGACCTTTTTATTCAACCAGAAAGAAAATTCATCTAAACTCAACCATTAGCCAGCAAATGAAAACATCTCCATCTAGAAAGATATATGTCTTTCAAACTCTTTTAAAAAcgctttttttcttttccattgtcctatttacaaacaaaaaaattaaatcagACCCCGCCCCCTTTCACCCTCCTATCTATCTATAGTTGACATTCATTCAATTAGCATTACTTATTCTGAAAGTGTCATACTAGTAGTGGACCACTTTGGTATCACAAAACCTTTAGGCACTCATGTAACAATCTAATACCCAACACAATGGATTTATGTTACAGATCTACTGATTTCACTTGATTTATGTTACAAACTGAATATATTTTTCTGCATTCGGCTTTATTTTAACTGTTTTTCGCATCTTGCTCAAAATTAAATTGGCCCACAATATAATTCAATGCCATTCAGATATTTATATTTGGTGGTAGAGTTTAACAATAACTTTGACCTAGCTTCAGTGTCccattttcaaaatttatcaacaGGTATGGTAACTACTGAAGAAGCAGATTGGGCTGTCAGTGACATTACTTTCTCCTCTCAGAGAGAAGAATATGTTGACTTTTGCGAGCCTTTTGTCTATGATGCTTCTGAGCTTGTAACTCCAAGAGCAAAACTACTCCCACAGTGGCTAGGACCCGTAAGGTAAGGAGTAAAGGggtatttgtaaattatatatgaaaatcctTTCATGGAAAAAGATAAAATTTCTTACATGGTTGTAATCCCATATCTTTGatgtaaattttttaaatttaGGAGTATATTACCTTTGTTCTGAGGTAGATTCACAACTAAGATTTATCAAGATTTAGGCTGGTTTAATCACATACGAAATTCATACATGATAATTTAGTAATCATAATTATCTCAAGAAAAGTTATTACTTGGAATAAATCGTATTAAGATACACATATCTTCCAAAATAACACTAGTCTGTTTAGAGCTAAGTACTTGCCATTTACTTTGAGATTACTTGGTTTATATATTTGTTCCTAAATTCTCTTCTAAACCTAAAGGATGAATTACACCTAAGCTTTCTCATAGTACAACTTAATTATAACCCAATGACTGAATTGTATGTCAAACATTTATCatgtaccatgtgatcacctgctaccactgtcaaaggtatgacattttgaaaaatgtccatatatatatatatatatatatatatatatatatatatatatatatatatatatatatatatatacatatatccatttctgggtggggatactcCAACGCGTAAATTGGTTTGCAtattgccagggcaccagccacccgttgagatactaccactagagagttatggggtcctttgactggcaagacagtactacattggatccttctctctggttacggttcactttccctttgcctaaacatacaccgaatagtctggcatattttttacagattctcctctgttctcatacacctgacaacactgagattaccaaacatttcttcttcaccaaaggcgttaactactgcactgtgattgttcagtggccactttcctcttggtaagggtagaagagactctttagctttggtaagcaggtcttctaggagaaggacactccaatatcaaaccattgttcactagtcttgggtagtgccataacctctgtaccatggtcttccactatcttggggtagagttctcttgcttgagggtaaattcgggcacactattctatctattttctcttcctcttgttttgttaaagattttatagtttatatagatatttattttaatattcttaaaatatttattttttccttgtttcctttcctcactgggctattttccctgttggagcccatgggcttatagtattctgcttttctaactacggttgtagcttagcaattaataataataatcagcaaagctgtattagtcagggccactcatactacgtTGGCATACTGTGAGAAATCAAATGAAAATCTCCTAACAACACATATCCGCCTTTTTCGAAAACTTTCGACCGGGTTgcaaaattatcaaagaaaaacatgttgaaatttctttattttttctgtttccaaCTGTTTGGCTCATTTCAGTATGATATTAATCAGTTCTATTTACCAATGATTTCACGATGCTCTCGCTGAATAATTTAAGATAAACAGTACATTTACTTTACCATAAGTCCATTGTCTTGAAAGAACTAATGAAAACCATTActaataagaaactttttttttttttttttatatttgttctctCTTTCTAGACCATACAATTGGAAGGTCTGGGTTGGAATCGTGATAATGGTTGCCTTTTCTGGACCTTTTCTCTGTTTCTTGGCCACTTACTACACTGGCTCCAGTACAACCTACGTTAGGTACTTTCAGGAGGTCGGCAACGCAGTTATGTACACTTTACAACCAGTTTTTCAGGTAAATTAGCAGTTTTTTAACGCGTATGAGTTAAATTAGGGTTAATTCCTTGTTGGTTAATTTTATGCAGGCGGGATATAAAGCATCATAGATGAACTAAACAGTCaaaacaataatgattattatgataatatatgaTTTGTTGCTGTAGTCGCAGTTGTTGAAACAGCATTAATTCTCAATAACAAGAACTCGGCTGAATATCTTATTCTATCTAGTTATGTCTCGCATAATCCAGTTTCCTCTTTTGAAGTTTTCAGTGATAATGTTGCAATAATCTCTAATAAAAGAAAGTGCACATTAAGTTTCCAAGATCGTTGGAACGAAAATAGTAATGATATGTAAAGGAATTTTCTAATACCAATTTGAAATGTTAAAGACAATTTTACTTCTATATGCTTATTTCCTATTAGAAATAAggtaaaaagaaattaatataaagtGTACATCTTTTTGTGTACACATCCTTATGCATGAACGGATTACAGTATTAGATTTGGGTATAAATCATATACTGTGGTCAGTCAGGGAGGCCATTAAATGTCAAGGTGCAGTTGGGGGAATTTAAAGCCCTGCAATTGCACTATCAAAATAAAGTTAAAAGAGTTtgaactctgtaccatggtcttccactgtctcgggttagagttctcttgcttgagggtacactcgagctcactattctaatttctcttctacttgttttgttaaatgttttacaGTTTCTAAAGGAaacttttattttactgttgttattgttcttaaaatatttcatttttccttgtttcctttcctcactgggttattttccctgttggggcccctgggcttatggcatcctgctattccaactatggttgtagtttagcaagaagtaataataataataataataataataataataataataaactgtagaATGAAAGAGAGAAGTATAAACATAAGTCTAGTCAAAGGCTAAAAATTGGTTATAGCGACGCGCCTAAAGACGATGTAAAAGCCTTATGGCAATGCACCACGTGGTATGCTCAAGTCTGATGGCACTATATCTCTATGGGTCATCCTTATGTCCAGTAGGAGTTAGTTTTTATTTGTTCATGTATTAGCAATTACTATGACTAATTTGTAATCTTCCTTTCGTTGCTTTGTGTTATATGATGGTGTGAGGGCACGTTTTACAGATTTTTCAACTTGGTGTATTACCTTTAACTTACTAATctcctttttaactttattttcatcAGTTTTCTATATAATGGAGGTTACACTCAAGGAATCCCTCTTTATTATGTTACATTATTAAGAGCGTACGCCTTGCTCCTTTTCCAACATTTAAGTAGATATTTTTC
Coding sequences within:
- the LOC137616744 gene encoding glutamate receptor ionotropic, delta-1-like; the protein is MSLHTVLSMTVLVFLFSQGTSSNITAFILQIRNVENAEANLLLEDVVSREMTDCSLLIAFDGHHSLIPLRSSVIWHHHKGLGLLDITNSLVSGISLKVREEYDSLVCHGLLVLVRETSWKSLMELGIDAWAGLPRIFFLILQEKNATSAEDAAKLLANPSLRLICSPTMQRCKAASQDQHLFHAISSSNQHVYQTMLVTRYGVDNLYTLFIDDRCFYKLPISRCKNVSTSRFTLNAAAAVKGKQQWTLYSNSLFVGTNREAAHPVDVWSPQNQFRLNTSLFDPKKMSDLQGYDFAVAALPYSPFIMVVDDTLLGPGKYKGLEVLLLDALAEAANFTYHYVAPEDGEWGRLKPSGQWTGMIGMVTTEEADWAVSDITFSSQREEYVDFCEPFVYDASELVTPRAKLLPQWLGPVRPYNWKVWVGIVIMVAFSGPFLCFLATYYTGSSTTYVRYFQEVGNAVMYTLQPVFQRGHPNDIHVTPGRLFIGTWQIFTMIIGISYSSSLTSFLVFPGFQKPIENLQQLVKSDIGWGKVNFGGIQNAILEQTKDPVLIALREGVQWRSSLDGILHDVAKGTLATWDNSITTRLTIAVKFTDSKGQPLVHLPGFELLQERIAWPMQQHAPYKQRFDELIARVVQAGLVQKWLKQLIFEEQALARKKNIESQELEENTEQAESGQVVLSLEHFQGPFFVLFLGYIAGALALVLEVSVATLLQSPAKSKFKLIG